A genomic region of Papaver somniferum cultivar HN1 chromosome 7, ASM357369v1, whole genome shotgun sequence contains the following coding sequences:
- the LOC113297251 gene encoding autophagy-related protein 8f produces the protein MAKSYFKQEHDLEKRRAEAARIREKYPDRVPVIVEKAERSEIPNIDKKKYLVPADLTVGQFVYVIRKRIKLSAEKAIFIFVDNVLPPTGAIMSTIYDDKKDEDGFLYVTYSGENTFGTQILP, from the exons ATGGCGAAAAGTTACTTCAAGCAAGAACATGACCTTG AGAAGAGGAGAGCCGAGGCTGCTAGAATCAGGGAGAAATACCCAGACAGAGTTCCA GTGATTGTGGAGAAAGCTGAGCGAAGTGAGATTCCAAACATTGATAAGAAAAA GTATCTAGTGCCAGCTGATTTGACTGTTGGGCAATTTGTCTATGTAATCCGAAAGAGGATCAAGTTGAGTGCAGAGAAAGCAATCTTCATCTTTGTGGATAACGTCCTCCCTCCAACAG GTGCAATAATGTCCACGATATATGACGATAAGAAGGATGAAGATGGATTTCTCTATGTTACATACAGTGGGGAGAACACCTTCGGGACCCAGATTCTGCCTTAG